One Kitasatospora sp. MAP12-44 DNA segment encodes these proteins:
- a CDS encoding cytochrome b N-terminal domain-containing protein: MSDPATSRDVRPGGWTGAVRRYAVRTLPPEKLLPDTQPAYMASWIYVFGVLTVSALVVVVATGCLLALDGPGWWHVSGVGKYVNSLHLWGVELFMFFMVIHLWGKFFMAAWRGRRAMTWMTGAVCFLASVGAAFTGYLTQQNFDSQWISGQAKDGLNAVGIGAWFNVLDFGQMLMWHIVLLPLALGALTGLHVLLVRRRGIVPPIDAALPEPGAVQGRP, translated from the coding sequence GTGAGCGACCCCGCGACGTCAAGGGACGTCCGCCCCGGCGGGTGGACCGGGGCGGTACGCCGGTACGCCGTCCGCACCCTCCCGCCGGAGAAGCTGCTGCCCGACACCCAGCCCGCGTACATGGCCTCGTGGATCTACGTCTTCGGCGTGCTCACCGTGTCGGCGCTGGTCGTGGTGGTCGCCACCGGATGCCTGCTCGCCCTGGACGGCCCCGGCTGGTGGCACGTCTCCGGCGTCGGGAAGTACGTCAACAGTCTGCACCTGTGGGGTGTGGAGCTGTTCATGTTCTTCATGGTGATCCACCTGTGGGGCAAGTTCTTCATGGCCGCTTGGCGCGGTCGGCGGGCGATGACGTGGATGACCGGGGCGGTCTGCTTCCTCGCCTCGGTCGGCGCCGCCTTCACCGGCTATCTGACGCAGCAGAACTTCGACTCGCAGTGGATCTCCGGGCAGGCCAAGGACGGCCTCAACGCGGTCGGCATCGGTGCCTGGTTCAACGTCCTGGACTTCGGCCAGATGCTCATGTGGCACATCGTGCTGCTGCCCCTCGCCCTGGGCGCGCTGACCGGCCTGCACGTCCTGCTGGTCCGTCGCCGCGGGATCGTGCCGCCGATCGACGCCGCGCTCCCGGAACCGGGCGCCGTCCAGGGGCGGCCGTGA
- a CDS encoding aspartate aminotransferase family protein, producing MKPLSRRAAEPESAAFPTRPYDLLKEFTIARAKKSLAGGISSSSRMTSTGSRPHPLYIERGSGAHIWDADGNEYVDFLISYGSAVIGHADPTMARELGAVLATGTMFGTCNRPEVELAELIKQMVPCADLVRYANSGSEAVQGAIRAARGFTGRSKILKFEGHYHGWVDTLAISNRPSSAEVGPYGSPTAVPHSPGIPAGVVDDVVVCPWNDAEALRSVLDAHRGDIAAVICEPIVANNACTMPAPGYLETLREECTRRGLVLVFDEVCTGFRTGPGGAQDLFGVVPDLAVYSKALGGGLPIAAFAGRADIMGEVAANRVKHGGTYNGSPLCATAALVTLTRLSDPAVINRIDSAGRRIMEAVQRSAHDHGVPCAVQGVGAMFQVVFSADGTPTKQYRDTLTLDQRRYDAFQYALLERGIHINAYGLACWFISAALTDQDVEATCTAIDEAFATLR from the coding sequence GTGAAACCGCTCTCCCGCCGTGCGGCGGAGCCCGAGTCCGCCGCGTTCCCCACTCGCCCGTACGACCTGCTCAAGGAGTTCACCATCGCGCGGGCGAAGAAGTCCCTTGCCGGCGGCATCAGTTCGTCCTCCCGGATGACCTCCACCGGCTCGCGGCCGCACCCCCTCTACATCGAACGCGGCTCCGGGGCGCACATCTGGGACGCCGACGGCAACGAGTACGTGGACTTTCTGATCTCCTACGGCAGCGCCGTCATCGGCCACGCCGATCCCACCATGGCCCGGGAGCTGGGCGCCGTCCTGGCAACCGGCACGATGTTCGGGACCTGCAACCGTCCAGAGGTCGAACTGGCCGAACTGATCAAGCAGATGGTCCCCTGTGCCGACCTGGTGCGCTATGCCAACTCCGGCTCGGAGGCGGTCCAGGGCGCGATCCGGGCGGCCCGCGGCTTCACCGGACGCTCCAAGATCCTGAAGTTCGAGGGCCACTACCACGGTTGGGTGGACACGCTCGCGATCTCCAACCGGCCTTCCAGTGCGGAGGTGGGCCCCTACGGCTCTCCCACGGCAGTGCCGCACTCCCCTGGAATCCCCGCAGGCGTGGTGGACGACGTGGTGGTCTGCCCGTGGAACGACGCAGAGGCGCTCCGCTCGGTACTGGACGCACATCGCGGCGACATCGCGGCGGTGATCTGCGAGCCGATCGTCGCCAACAACGCCTGCACCATGCCGGCGCCCGGCTATCTGGAGACACTGCGCGAGGAGTGCACCCGGCGCGGGCTCGTCCTGGTCTTCGACGAGGTCTGCACCGGATTCCGCACCGGCCCCGGCGGCGCGCAGGACCTCTTCGGCGTCGTGCCCGACCTGGCGGTCTACTCCAAGGCACTCGGTGGCGGGCTGCCCATCGCCGCCTTCGCCGGACGGGCGGACATCATGGGCGAGGTCGCTGCCAACCGCGTCAAGCACGGCGGCACCTACAACGGGTCCCCGCTCTGCGCCACCGCCGCCCTGGTCACCCTCACCCGGCTCTCCGACCCGGCGGTCATCAACCGGATCGACTCGGCCGGCCGACGCATCATGGAAGCCGTTCAGCGGTCCGCACACGACCATGGCGTCCCGTGCGCGGTACAGGGCGTCGGTGCGATGTTCCAGGTGGTGTTCTCCGCCGACGGCACCCCGACCAAGCAGTACCGCGACACCCTCACGCTGGACCAGCGTCGCTACGACGCGTTCCAGTACGCCCTGCTCGAACGCGGCATCCACATCAACGCGTACGGACTGGCCTGCTGGTTCATCTCCGCCGCGCTGACCGACCAGGACGTCGAGGCCACCTGCACAGCGATCGACGAAGCCTTCGCCACACTCCGCTGA
- a CDS encoding methyltransferase domain-containing protein, protein MGLARLLHGDPQADTDGITIAHGPGYELFGNVAFGGRRNHVFTRLAEISGARPGDRALDLGCGTGYLTQRMARVVSPTGTALGLDPSAQVVEHARKLAAKQPNCTFERGIAEQLDAGDDSFDVVVSSLMVHHLPAPVRPQAVAEMYRVLRPGGRLMIADFRPPKGRVGRHLVGAVTGPAMENNPIDLLEGLVRDARFDEVSAGDLYPWIRYVTAAKPATRGAAR, encoded by the coding sequence ATGGGACTGGCACGCCTGCTGCACGGAGATCCGCAGGCCGACACCGACGGCATCACCATCGCCCACGGCCCGGGCTACGAGCTCTTCGGGAACGTCGCCTTCGGCGGCCGCCGCAACCACGTCTTCACCCGGCTCGCCGAGATCAGCGGCGCCCGCCCCGGCGACCGCGCCCTCGACCTCGGTTGCGGGACCGGCTACCTCACCCAGCGCATGGCCAGGGTCGTCTCCCCCACAGGCACCGCGCTCGGCCTCGACCCGTCCGCCCAAGTCGTCGAACACGCCCGCAAGCTGGCCGCGAAGCAGCCCAACTGCACCTTCGAGCGCGGGATCGCCGAACAGCTCGACGCCGGCGACGACTCGTTCGACGTCGTGGTCAGCAGCCTGATGGTCCATCATCTGCCCGCACCCGTACGCCCGCAGGCGGTGGCCGAGATGTACCGGGTACTGCGCCCGGGTGGACGCCTGATGATCGCCGACTTCCGGCCCCCCAAGGGTCGCGTCGGCCGCCACCTGGTCGGCGCCGTCACCGGACCCGCGATGGAGAACAACCCGATCGACCTGCTGGAGGGACTGGTCCGCGACGCCCGATTCGACGAGGTCAGCGCCGGGGACCTGTACCCGTGGATCCGCTACGTGACCGCGGCCAAGCCCGCCACCCGGGGGGCCGCCCGATGA
- a CDS encoding helix-turn-helix domain-containing protein: MTSPTPTTPRRTRLSAEDRRASILAAAIGVFAERGYQRGKVSEVAARVGVTEPVVFQNFGSKAALFAAVVDLTATRICAELADAVATGTPVAALVAEVLSPAHLDQLHAQGSLGVLFADSVAPAAEPAVAQAGQAAVRRIADALADALRHGQVTGDIRADADPGAAAWLLVSLISARPLRLAAMPEDARNRLDAAIAAMAAGLLIPAAAQPSAAQPSAQHPLA; this comes from the coding sequence GTGACCTCGCCTACGCCCACCACGCCGCGCCGCACCCGCCTCAGCGCCGAGGACCGGCGCGCCTCGATCCTGGCCGCCGCGATCGGGGTGTTCGCCGAACGCGGCTACCAGCGCGGCAAAGTCTCCGAGGTCGCCGCCCGGGTCGGCGTCACCGAGCCGGTCGTCTTCCAGAACTTCGGCTCCAAGGCGGCCCTGTTCGCCGCCGTGGTCGACCTCACCGCCACCCGGATCTGCGCCGAACTCGCCGACGCGGTGGCCACCGGGACCCCCGTCGCCGCCCTGGTGGCCGAGGTGCTCTCGCCCGCCCACCTCGACCAGCTGCACGCCCAGGGCTCGCTCGGCGTCCTGTTCGCCGACTCGGTGGCCCCCGCCGCCGAGCCGGCTGTCGCGCAGGCCGGCCAGGCCGCGGTGCGCCGAATCGCCGACGCGCTCGCCGACGCGCTGCGCCACGGCCAGGTGACGGGGGACATCCGTGCGGACGCGGACCCCGGCGCAGCCGCGTGGCTGCTGGTCTCGCTGATCTCCGCCCGCCCGCTGCGGCTGGCCGCCATGCCCGAGGACGCGCGCAACCGCCTGGACGCCGCGATCGCCGCCATGGCCGCAGGGCTCCTCATTCCAGCCGCGGCACAACCGTCGGCGGCACAACCGTCAGCGCAGCACCCGCTCGCCTGA
- the tuf gene encoding elongation factor Tu, producing MAKQAFVRTKPHLNIGTIGHVDHGKTTLTAAITKVLAERGGGTFVPFDRIDRAPEEAARGITINIAHVEYETATRHYAHVDMPGHADFVKNMITGAAQLDGAILVVSAQDGVMPQTSEHVLLARQVGVEHVVVALNKADAGDPELLELVELEVRELLTTHGYEGGGLPVVRVSGLRALEGDPQWSAALLELLDAVDEYVPTPVRYTDAPFLLPIENVLTITGRGTVVTGAVERGRVRMGDRVEVLGYGSDLESVVTGVETFGRTMECAEAGDNVALLLRGVQRGQIRRGQVVAAVGSASVHTRFTARVHLLSTAEGGRRTPITSGYRPQFYLRTGDVVGDVELREGTSVARPGDTVDVTVTLGQPVPLEPGLGFAVREGGRTVAAGTVQTVSE from the coding sequence ATGGCCAAGCAGGCCTTCGTGCGCACCAAGCCGCACCTCAACATCGGCACCATAGGTCACGTCGACCACGGCAAGACCACCCTCACCGCCGCCATCACCAAGGTCCTCGCCGAGCGCGGCGGCGGCACATTCGTCCCCTTCGACCGGATCGACCGTGCCCCGGAGGAGGCCGCCCGCGGCATCACCATCAACATCGCCCACGTCGAGTACGAGACGGCCACCCGCCACTACGCCCACGTGGACATGCCCGGCCACGCCGACTTCGTGAAGAACATGATCACCGGCGCCGCCCAGCTGGACGGCGCGATCCTGGTCGTCTCCGCGCAGGACGGTGTGATGCCGCAGACCTCCGAGCACGTGCTGCTGGCCCGTCAGGTCGGCGTCGAGCACGTCGTCGTCGCGCTCAACAAGGCCGACGCCGGCGACCCCGAACTGCTGGAGCTGGTCGAGTTGGAGGTCCGCGAGCTGCTGACCACCCACGGCTACGAGGGCGGCGGGCTGCCCGTCGTCCGGGTGTCCGGGCTGCGGGCGCTGGAGGGCGACCCGCAGTGGTCGGCGGCCCTGCTGGAACTGCTGGACGCGGTGGACGAGTACGTCCCGACTCCCGTGCGGTACACGGACGCGCCGTTCCTGCTGCCGATCGAGAACGTGCTGACCATCACCGGTCGCGGCACGGTCGTGACCGGCGCGGTCGAGCGCGGCCGGGTGCGGATGGGCGACCGGGTGGAGGTCCTCGGCTACGGCTCGGACCTGGAGTCCGTCGTCACCGGCGTCGAGACCTTCGGGCGGACGATGGAGTGCGCGGAGGCGGGCGACAACGTCGCGCTGCTGCTGCGCGGCGTGCAGCGCGGGCAGATCCGGCGCGGTCAGGTCGTCGCCGCGGTCGGCAGCGCCTCGGTGCACACCCGCTTCACCGCTCGGGTGCACCTGCTGTCGACGGCGGAGGGCGGCCGCCGCACGCCGATCACCAGCGGCTACCGCCCGCAGTTCTACCTGCGGACGGGCGACGTGGTCGGCGACGTCGAGCTGCGCGAGGGCACCTCGGTGGCGCGGCCGGGTGACACCGTCGACGTTACGGTGACGCTCGGCCAGCCCGTACCGCTGGAGCCCGGCCTCGGCTTCGCCGTCCGCGAGGGCGGCCGGACCGTCGCCGCGGGCACGGTACAGACCGTCTCCGAGTAA
- a CDS encoding acetylhydrolase — MPFTGRKAMTRRHMLGAALAAGAAVPLAAVAGPAWADPGAPAAPGSPAPAPTPTPAPTPAPAPARLTLPVPTGPYPVGTVQLHLVDRSRPDDIAGPGHFRELMATVWYPARDVERYPVAPWMPAGALTAFLADVGFSALADLAPFTSGHVGAPVLRSGRRLPVLVYAHGAHSHQGDHTTMVQELASHGYAVVTVAHTYDTYAEFPDGRIAVPSGDPKAPTAPRDFAADLRFLLDCVEQLAAGCNPDVDRRELPAGLLGGLDPHRMGAFGWSKGGSAAACATLEDERIRAGLSLDGPMEMNPPLSGELDRPFMMMTAVFTRAQDPAAAQFWSLLRGWRLNIQAQGAVHVSYGDNEALFPRVAKLLGWSGQQLQGTIGTLDPDEGVKIQQAYPLAFFDEHLRGHRRGHLLDGPSPAFPAVTFLP; from the coding sequence ATGCCGTTCACCGGTCGGAAGGCCATGACGCGCCGCCACATGCTGGGAGCCGCGCTGGCCGCCGGGGCTGCCGTGCCGCTTGCCGCCGTCGCCGGCCCCGCGTGGGCGGACCCGGGCGCCCCGGCCGCTCCGGGCTCGCCCGCCCCCGCGCCCACCCCCACCCCCGCGCCCACCCCCGCCCCCGCCCCGGCGCGGCTTACGCTGCCCGTGCCCACCGGGCCGTACCCGGTGGGCACGGTCCAGCTGCACCTCGTCGACCGGTCGCGCCCGGACGACATCGCGGGCCCCGGGCACTTCCGCGAGCTGATGGCCACCGTCTGGTACCCCGCCCGGGACGTCGAGCGGTACCCGGTGGCGCCCTGGATGCCGGCCGGCGCGCTGACGGCGTTCCTCGCCGACGTGGGGTTCAGCGCCTTGGCCGACCTGGCGCCGTTCACCTCCGGCCACGTGGGTGCTCCGGTGCTGCGGTCGGGCCGGCGGCTGCCCGTCCTGGTGTATGCGCACGGCGCGCACAGCCACCAGGGCGACCACACGACCATGGTCCAAGAGCTTGCCAGCCACGGATACGCGGTCGTGACGGTGGCTCACACCTACGACACCTACGCGGAGTTCCCCGACGGCCGGATTGCCGTTCCGAGTGGCGATCCGAAGGCCCCCACCGCACCGAGGGACTTCGCCGCAGACCTCCGCTTCCTCCTCGACTGCGTCGAGCAGCTCGCCGCCGGGTGCAATCCGGACGTCGATCGGCGGGAGCTGCCGGCCGGGCTGCTCGGCGGCCTCGACCCCCACCGCATGGGCGCGTTCGGCTGGTCGAAGGGCGGGTCCGCCGCCGCCTGCGCGACGCTTGAGGACGAGCGCATCCGGGCCGGACTGAGCCTGGACGGCCCGATGGAGATGAATCCGCCGCTCTCCGGGGAGCTGGATCGGCCGTTCATGATGATGACCGCTGTGTTCACCCGGGCCCAGGATCCGGCCGCCGCCCAGTTCTGGTCGCTCCTGCGGGGCTGGCGGCTGAACATCCAGGCCCAGGGTGCCGTCCACGTGTCGTACGGCGACAACGAGGCGCTGTTCCCACGGGTGGCGAAGCTGCTCGGGTGGAGCGGGCAGCAGCTCCAGGGCACGATCGGCACCCTCGATCCCGACGAGGGGGTGAAGATCCAGCAGGCATACCCGCTCGCGTTCTTCGACGAGCACCTGCGCGGCCACCGTCGGGGGCACCTGCTCGACGGGCCTTCCCCGGCCTTCCCAGCGGTGACGTTCCTCCCGTGA